The window GCCGAAGTAGATGCGCAGCCTGCCGCGCTGCGCCCGGGCTTCGACGCCGCGCAGCTTCTCCAGCAACTGGTCGGGGTCGGGGCGGTGGTCGTGGTTCTGGGCCAAGGGGCGGTCTTTCGTGGCGGGGGCTTCAGCCGCAGCGGCAGGGTATCACCGTCTTGGCCGCGACGGCGGCGGCGTCCGGCCGTCTTTGGCCGATCCCCGCCGATCGCCGCGCGCGACCAGCAGCCAGGCCAGGCCGACCGGCAGCGCGAAGGCCGCCAGGGCGCAGAGTGCTGCCGCGAGATCAGTGGCCATGGGCCAGTCCGTGGTGCGTCAGGTGTTCGTCCCAGGTCCGTACAGGGCCAATCTGGCCGCAGGGCACGCAGCCGATGACGCATTGCATCACTGCCGCCTCCTGTCCGAGCGGCAGATGCACTTCGAGGCGCACCAGCCGGTCGTGCGGCAGCGGCACGCAGCGCAGGATGCCCGCGCCGGAGCCGTGGGCCAGCGCGCGGCGCACGGGACAGGCGTCGCGGCTGGGCACGGTGATGTCCATCACCACGAAAACCGGTCGGCGGCGTGGCGCGATGCCCCGCAGCGACGAACCCCAACGTTCCGAATAGGCGGCATAGGCGATGGTGTTCCCTCGAATGCTTAACGCAGCGCCTCCAGCGCCAGATTCAGTTGCAGCACGTTCACGCGGGCCTCGCCGAGCACGCCCCACAGCGGCTGCTCGGTGTTCTGCGCGATCAGCGCCTGCACCTTGTCGGCCGGCAGGCCACGCAGCCGCGCCACACGCGCCGCCTGGTACTGCGCGGCGGCGGGGCTGATGTGCGGGTCCAGGCCGCTGGCCGAGGCCGTGACCAGGTCGACCGGCACGGCCGCGGTGTTGCCCGGGTCGGCTTCGCGCAGCGCGGCGATGCGGGCCTTCACGGCGTCCTGCAGCGCGGGGTTCAGCGGGCCCTGGTTGGAGCCGCCGGAAGCACTCGCGTTGTAGGCCATCGGCGCCGTGGCCGAGGGCCGGCCCCAGAAGTGCTTCGGGTCGGAGAAGTTCTGGCCGATCAGCGTGGAGCCGATGGTTTTGCCGTCGCGCTCGATCAGGCTGCCGGCCGCCTGCGCCGGAAACAGCGCCTTGGCGGCGCCGGTGACGACAACGGGGTAGGCCAGGCCGGTGATGAGGGTCATGGTGACCAGACTCACCAGGGCTGGGCGGAATATCTTGTTCATGAGGGTTTCCTTAGATCAGGCCGACGGCGGACAGCAGCAGGTCGATGGCCTTGATGCCGATGAAGGGCACGACCAGGCCGCCGAGGCCGTAGATCGCGAGGTTGCGGCGCAACAGTGCGGCCGCGCCCACGGCCCGGTAACGCACGCCCTTGAGCGCCAGCGGAATCAGGAAGACGATGATCAGCGCGTTGAAGATCACCGCCGACAGGATGGCCGACGAAGGGCTCGCCAGCTGCATCACATTGAGCGCGCTCAGTTGCGGATAGGTGGAGACGAAAATCGCCGGGATGATGGCGAAGTACTTGGCCACGTCGTTGGCGATGGAGAACGTGGTGAGCGAGCCGCGCGTCATGAGCAGCGCCTTGCCGGTCTCCACGATCTCCAGCAGCTTGGTCGGGTTCGAGTCCAGGTCGACCATGTTGCCGGCCTCCTTGGCCGCCTGCGTGCCGCTGTTCATGGCCACGGCCACGTCGGCCTGGGCCAGTGCCGGGGCGTCGTTGGTGCCGTCGCCGGTCATGGCCACCAGGCGGCCTTCGCTCTGGTAGCTGCGGATCAGCTTGAGTTTGTCCTCCGGCGTGGCCTCGGCCAGGAAGTCGTCCACGCCGGCCTCGGCGGCGATGGCCGCGGCCGTGAGCTTGTTGTCGCCGGTAATCATCACCGTCTTGATGCCCATGCGGCGCAGTTCGGCAAAACGTTCCTTGATGCCGGCCTTGACGATGTCCTTGAGTTCGACGATGCCGAGCACCTGGCTGCCTTCGCTCACCGCCAGCGGCGTGCTGCCGCGGCGGGCGACTTCCTCCGCGGCGCGCGCCAGTTCGACCGGCAGGCTGCCGCCGTGGGCTTCCACGTGTTTGCGGATCGCATCCACCGCGCCCTTGCGCAGTTGGCGCAACTGGCCCTCCGTTTCCACGTCGATGCCGCTCATGCGCGTCTGCGCCGTGAAGGGAATCTCCGTGACCTTGCCGGCGAGCGTCTGCGCATGACCGGCCTTCTGCGCCAGCGCCACGATGCTGCGGCCTTCCGGGGTTTCGTCGGCCATCGAGGCCTGCATGGCCAGCGCACCCAGGCGCGCCAGCGTCACGCCGGGGGCCGGCAGGAAACCTGTGGCCTGGCGGTTGCCGTGGGTGATGGTGCCGGTCTTGTCGAGCAGCAAGACGTCCACGTCGCCCGCGGCTTCCACCGCACGGCCCGAGGTGGCGATCACGTTGGCCTGCATCATGCGGCTCATGCCGGCCACACCCACGGCCGACATCAGGCCGCCGATGGTGGTCGGGATCAGGCACACCAGCAGCGCCGTCAAGGCCGTGAGGCTGACCACGGTACCGGCCTGCGCCTGATCCACGCTGTAGATCGAATACGGCAGCAGCGTCACGGTGACGACCAGAAACACGATGGTCAGCGCCACCAGCAGGATGGTCAGCGCAATCTCGTTGGGCGTCTTCTGGCGCTTCGCCCCTTCGACCATGCTGATCATGCGGTCGAGGAAGGATTCGCCGGGGTTCACCGTGATGCGCACCACCAGCCAGTCGGAGAGCACCCGCGTGCCGCCGGTCACCGACGAGAAGTCGCCGCCCGATTCGCGCACCACCGGGGCCGATTCGCCGGTGATGGCGCTCTCGTCCACCGAGGCCACGCCTTCGATGACTTCGCCGTCGAGCGGGATCATGTCGGTGGCTTCGACCAGCACCACGTCGCCCTTGCGCAGGTTCTCTGCTTGCTCCGGGAGCCACGTCGCACCGTGTTTCGGTTCCTTGAGCTTCTTGGCCCAGGTGCTCTTCTTCAAGCCGCGCAGCGAGGCCGCCTGCGCCTTGCTGCGGCCTTCGGCCAGCGCCTCGGCGAAGTTGGCGAACAGCACGGTGAACCACAGCCAGATCGAGACGGCCAGGATGAATCCCGACTGCGCCTGCGACTGCAGCCACAGCAGCGTGGTGGCGATGCTGCCGATGTAGACGACGAACATCACCGGGTTGCGCCACTGCACACGCGGGCTCAGCTTGGCGAAGGTGGCGGCCAGCGCGGGCTTGAGCAGGGCGGGGTCGAACAACACCAGGGGCTTTGCGGTGTTCATAGGGAGGTCTTTCGAAGATTCAAGCGAAATAGGGCGCTAGCGCAATCGGATATTGCACAGGCAGCTACCAAATAAATAGCATTCATGGTTTGGCCCAGAGCATCAGGTGCTCGACCATCGGGCCGAGCGCGAGTGCCGGCACGTAGTTCAGCAGCCCAACCAGCAGCACCGTGCCGATCAGCAGGGTGACGAACAGCGGGCCGTGCGTGGGCATGGTCCCGGCCGTCACCGGCAGGCGCTTCTTGGCGGCCAGGGCGCCGGCAATCGCCAGCACCGGCACGATCACGCCGAAGCGGCCGAACCACATCGCCAGGCCGAGCAGCGTGTTGTAGAACGGCGTGTTCGCCGACAGGCCCGCGAAGGCGCTGCCGTTGTTGTTGCCGGCCGAGGTCAGCGCGTAGAGGATTTCCGAGAAGCCGTGCGCGCCGGGGTTGGCGACGCCGGCGCGTCCATCGGCGGCCAACACGGCCACCGCGGCGCCGACCAGCACCACGATGGGCGTGACGAGGATGCAGACCGAGGCCAGCTTCATCTCGTGCGCTTCGATCTTCTTGCCCAGGTATTCGGGCGTGCGGCCGATCATCAGGCCGGCGATGAACACCGCCAGGATGGCGAAGACCAGCATGCCGTACAGGCCGGTGCCGACGCCGCCGAACACCACCTCGCCGAGCTGCATCATCACCAGCGGCACCATGCCGCCAAGGGGCGTGAGCGAGTCGTGCATGCCGTTGACCGCGCCGCACGACGCAGCGGTGGTGATCACGGCAAACAGGCTGGAGGCGTTGATGCCGAAGCGCACCTCCTTGCCTTCCATGTTGCCGCCGGACTGTGCGGCGGCTCCGGTGGCGTTGGCGATCTGGTCCACGCCGAGCGGCGGCAGCAAGGGGTTGCCGGTCTGCTCGGGCGGGATGATGCACAACACGGCGATGACGAACATCACCGTCATCGCGGCCAGCACGGCCCAGCCCTGGCGGAGGTCGCCGACCTCGCGACCGAAGGCGAAGCACAAAGCGGCCGGGATCAGGAAGATCGCCAGCATCTGCAGGAAGTTGGTCAGCGCGGTCGGGTTCTCGTACGGGTGCGCCGAGTTGGCGTTGAAGAAGCCGCCGCCGTTGGTGCCGAGCATCTTGATGGCTTCCTGCGAGGCCACCGGGCCCATGGCCAGGGTCTGCGTGGGCGTGGTCTTGTCTTCCATGACCGGCGCACCGGCCGCGTCCTTCAGCGGCTGGCCATCGGCGCCGAGCTTGGGCACCTGGTAGGCCGTGGTCTCGAGCGTGGCCACGTCCTTGTACGCGTCGAAATTC of the Rhodoferax koreense genome contains:
- the kdpC gene encoding potassium-transporting ATPase subunit KdpC translates to MNKIFRPALVSLVTMTLITGLAYPVVVTGAAKALFPAQAAGSLIERDGKTIGSTLIGQNFSDPKHFWGRPSATAPMAYNASASGGSNQGPLNPALQDAVKARIAALREADPGNTAAVPVDLVTASASGLDPHISPAAAQYQAARVARLRGLPADKVQALIAQNTEQPLWGVLGEARVNVLQLNLALEALR
- the kdpB gene encoding potassium-transporting ATPase subunit KdpB, translating into MNTAKPLVLFDPALLKPALAATFAKLSPRVQWRNPVMFVVYIGSIATTLLWLQSQAQSGFILAVSIWLWFTVLFANFAEALAEGRSKAQAASLRGLKKSTWAKKLKEPKHGATWLPEQAENLRKGDVVLVEATDMIPLDGEVIEGVASVDESAITGESAPVVRESGGDFSSVTGGTRVLSDWLVVRITVNPGESFLDRMISMVEGAKRQKTPNEIALTILLVALTIVFLVVTVTLLPYSIYSVDQAQAGTVVSLTALTALLVCLIPTTIGGLMSAVGVAGMSRMMQANVIATSGRAVEAAGDVDVLLLDKTGTITHGNRQATGFLPAPGVTLARLGALAMQASMADETPEGRSIVALAQKAGHAQTLAGKVTEIPFTAQTRMSGIDVETEGQLRQLRKGAVDAIRKHVEAHGGSLPVELARAAEEVARRGSTPLAVSEGSQVLGIVELKDIVKAGIKERFAELRRMGIKTVMITGDNKLTAAAIAAEAGVDDFLAEATPEDKLKLIRSYQSEGRLVAMTGDGTNDAPALAQADVAVAMNSGTQAAKEAGNMVDLDSNPTKLLEIVETGKALLMTRGSLTTFSIANDVAKYFAIIPAIFVSTYPQLSALNVMQLASPSSAILSAVIFNALIIVFLIPLALKGVRYRAVGAAALLRRNLAIYGLGGLVVPFIGIKAIDLLLSAVGLI
- the kdpA gene encoding potassium-transporting ATPase subunit KdpA, which codes for MSSSAWLLLALFLVVLLAAAWPLGLWLARLSAGRLPRFMQRVEAPLYRLAGVAPEQSMPWKTYALSLLAFSALGVFAVYLLQRLQGVLPLNPAGMAAITPDSAFNTAVSFVTNTNWQGYGGESAMSYLTQMLALTVQNFVSAAVGIAVVFALIRGFAAKSTAVIGNFWVDITRITLWLLLPLSLVFALFLAGNGVIQNFDAYKDVATLETTAYQVPKLGADGQPLKDAAGAPVMEDKTTPTQTLAMGPVASQEAIKMLGTNGGGFFNANSAHPYENPTALTNFLQMLAIFLIPAALCFAFGREVGDLRQGWAVLAAMTVMFVIAVLCIIPPEQTGNPLLPPLGVDQIANATGAAAQSGGNMEGKEVRFGINASSLFAVITTAASCGAVNGMHDSLTPLGGMVPLVMMQLGEVVFGGVGTGLYGMLVFAILAVFIAGLMIGRTPEYLGKKIEAHEMKLASVCILVTPIVVLVGAAVAVLAADGRAGVANPGAHGFSEILYALTSAGNNNGSAFAGLSANTPFYNTLLGLAMWFGRFGVIVPVLAIAGALAAKKRLPVTAGTMPTHGPLFVTLLIGTVLLVGLLNYVPALALGPMVEHLMLWAKP